The genomic segment CACCCTCAACGCGAAGGCCGCCGGTGCCGCCGCGGCGGCGGGGGCCCATGCCTGCACCGACGTGACCGGTTTCGGACTGGCAGGCCACCTGCTCGACATGCTCCCGGAGCACGGTCTGGGATGCTGCATCTTCGTTTCCCGCCTTCCCCTTTACAAGGGCACGCGCGAGATGGCGGGCATGGGCATGGTGCCAGCGGGGGCGCACAGGAACCGCGATTTCCTCTCGGATCGGGTGGAGATATCGCCGCAAGCGGACGAGGTCGACCGCGACCTGATATATGACCCCCAGACCTCGGGCGGGCTGCTGATCGCCATTCCGCCCTCGCGGCTGGAGGCATTCCGGGAGCATATGGACGGCGTTGAGGGCTGGTCCACCATCGGGGAGTTCGTACATTCGGACGGCCCCCCGGTCCGCGTCCTCACCTGATGGAAAAGAACGCGGAGCGGGGTTCCGGACGCCACGGGAGATGAGAGGTCCGGGGAACGGAACGAGGAGGAGCCATGAGCGAGGTCGTGGATGCGCGCGGGCTGGCCTGTCCCGCGCCGGTGGTGAAGACGAGGGCCGCACTGAAGGAAGGGGCTAAAGAGATAGAGGTGCTGGTGGACAACCCCACCGCCAGGGACAACGTATGCCGCTTCGCTTCCTCACAGGGCTGCGATGTAAAGGTAACGGAGGAGGAGGGCGTCTTCCGTATCGCCGTTACCGGCCAGGCCCCGGAAGAAAAGGACGGGACCGCGGCGGCGGGCGCGGACGAGGGGGGGCGCAAGGTGATCGCCCTCACCTCGGATATCATGGGGCGCGGCGACCAGGAACTGGGCAGCATACTCATCAAAGCCTTCCTCAATACCCTGGCGGAGAGCGAGCGACTCCCCTGGAGGATGGTCCTTTTCAACCATGGCGTGAACCTGGCCGTGGAGGGGACCGACACCGCCCAGGCGCTGTGCAATCTCGAAAACCTGGGGGTGGAGGTTCTGGTCTGCGGCACCTGCCTGGACTATTTCTGTCTCAAGGACAGGCTTGCGGCGGGTACGGTAAGCAACATGTACGACATCCTGGACACCATGCTCTCGGCCTCCAACTCCATCACCATCTAACTTGCTCGATCTTTCGTGCAACGCAGGACTGACTGCATCGCGTAGGCGACAGCGCCGTCTTCGGCGCGACGGTGTCCAGTGCCAGTCCTTGGCTAAGCCAGGCCTGGCCTGGCACGGGTACGCATCGACAGATGGTTTATGGCAAGCATCAACGCGAGCGATTACACTATAAGGATGGAAAAGAGAGACTACCTGCGGAGCCTGTCCTCGGTGAACGACCTCATCCAGGCCGTCTACCGCAGCCGCAGGCTGGGCGGGGGCGTGCCGCGAGAACTGGTGACCGAGGCCTCGCGGGTGGTGCTGGAAGGCGTGCGCGAGGCCATCCTCGCCGCCCGGGACGAGATGTCCCTGGAGAAGATAAAGACCGGCACCGAGGAGTTGGTGACGCTGGTGGAAAAGGAGGTCGAGGAGCGCATGCAGCAGAGCCTGCGCAGGGTGGTCAACGCCACCGGCGTGGTGGTCCATACCAACCTGGGGCGTTCCCTGCTCAGCGAGGGCGCCCTCGAGGCCATAGCCGAGGTGGGGGCGCACTACAGCAACCTGGAGTTCGACCTCGAGGACGGCAGGAGAGGTTCACGGCAGGTCCACTTGAGGAAGCTGCTGTGCGAACTCACCGGCGCGGAGTCGGCCCTGGTGGTGAACAACAACGCCGCCGCGGTGCTGCTGGCCCTCACCGCCTGCGCCGCCGGCAGGGAAGTAATAGTCAGCCGGGGGCAGCTCATCGAGATCGGCGGGTCCTTCAGGCTGCCCGACGTCATGTCCCAGAGCGGCGCCCGCCTGGTTGAGGTGGGCACTACCAACAAGACCTACCTCGAGGACTACCGCCGGGCCATAACTAGCGAGACGGCCATGATCATGCGCGCCCATCCCAGCAACTACCGCATCATGGGCTTCACCTCCGAGGCGGACATCGCGGAACTGGCCAGCCTGGCACGCGAATACGAGCTGGTGCTCCTGGACGACCTGGGCAGCGGGGTCTATATCGACCTCTCGCCCTACGGACTCGCCCGCGAGCCCACCATCATGCGCTCCCTCGAGGAGGGCGCGGACCTCGTCTGTTTCAGCGGGGACAAGCTCCTGGGCGGTCCCCAGGGCGGCGTCATCCTGGGCCGGGGCGACCTGGTGGAGTCCCTGGCCAGACACCCCCTGGCCCGGGCGTTGCGGCTGGACAAGCTGAGCATCGCGGCACTGGAGGCGACCCTGCGCCTCTACCTCGACCCGGAGCGTGCCCTCAGCGAGATCCCCACCCTGGCCATGCTCACCGCCGATCCGGAGGGCATGCGTAAACGGGCGCGGTCGCTGGCCAGGAGGATAGCGGCGGAGGGCGATTTCGAGACGGACGTGGTCGAGGACGTATCGCGCGCCGGGGGTGGTGCCCTGCCCATGGAAGACCTGCCCACCTGGACCGTGGCGGTCACCTCCGACACCTACAGCGCCAACCAGATCGAGGCGGGGCTGCGGGAGGCGAAGACCCCGGTCATCTGCCGCATCCGCGAGGACCGCGTCATCCTTGACGTGCGCACCATCGCCGACGACGAGACCTCCCTGGTGGCGGAGGCGTTCAAGTACGTTTCCGGCATGGACGCCGGCGTGAAAGAGGAATAGGGTCCCCGTCCACCAGCTGGACCGGCTGCGGAGAGATACCATGAAAAACTTCATCATCGGCACCGCCGGACACATTGACCACGGAAAGACCGAGCTGGTCAAGGCACTCACCGGCACCGACACCGACCGCCTCAAGGAGGAGAAGGAGCGCGGCATATCCATCGAACTGGGCTTCGCCGATATCGAGCTGCCGGGCGGGGTCACGGCTGGCGTGGTGGACGTTCCCGGCCACGAGCATTTCGTGAAGAACATGCTCGCGGGAGCCACCGGGTTCGACCTGGTGCTGCTGGTGGTGGCCGCGGATGACGGGGTGATGCCCCAGACCACCGAGCACCTGGCCATCGTCGACCTGCTGGGCGTCGAGGAAGGGGTCGTGGTCATCACCAAGGCCGACCTCGCCGACGAGGACATGCTGGAGCTGGTGAAGGAGGACATCGCCGGGGCGGTCGCGGGCACGGTGCTGGAGGGGGCCGAGGTGGTGGTGACCTCCAGCCGCACCGGCCAGGGCATGGACGGACTGCGGGAGGCCATCCTCCGGGCCGCGGACAAGGTGAGGCGGCGCGAGTCCGGAGGGCCCTTCAGGCTTCCCGTGGACCGCGTCTTCACCCTCAAGG from the Actinomycetota bacterium genome contains:
- the yedF gene encoding sulfurtransferase-like selenium metabolism protein YedF, with translation MSEVVDARGLACPAPVVKTRAALKEGAKEIEVLVDNPTARDNVCRFASSQGCDVKVTEEEGVFRIAVTGQAPEEKDGTAAAGADEGGRKVIALTSDIMGRGDQELGSILIKAFLNTLAESERLPWRMVLFNHGVNLAVEGTDTAQALCNLENLGVEVLVCGTCLDYFCLKDRLAAGTVSNMYDILDTMLSASNSITI
- the selA gene encoding L-seryl-tRNA(Sec) selenium transferase; translation: MASINASDYTIRMEKRDYLRSLSSVNDLIQAVYRSRRLGGGVPRELVTEASRVVLEGVREAILAARDEMSLEKIKTGTEELVTLVEKEVEERMQQSLRRVVNATGVVVHTNLGRSLLSEGALEAIAEVGAHYSNLEFDLEDGRRGSRQVHLRKLLCELTGAESALVVNNNAAAVLLALTACAAGREVIVSRGQLIEIGGSFRLPDVMSQSGARLVEVGTTNKTYLEDYRRAITSETAMIMRAHPSNYRIMGFTSEADIAELASLAREYELVLLDDLGSGVYIDLSPYGLAREPTIMRSLEEGADLVCFSGDKLLGGPQGGVILGRGDLVESLARHPLARALRLDKLSIAALEATLRLYLDPERALSEIPTLAMLTADPEGMRKRARSLARRIAAEGDFETDVVEDVSRAGGGALPMEDLPTWTVAVTSDTYSANQIEAGLREAKTPVICRIREDRVILDVRTIADDETSLVAEAFKYVSGMDAGVKEE